The proteins below are encoded in one region of Halobaculum roseum:
- a CDS encoding alkaline phosphatase family protein — translation MTTITIGLDGANWDLIGDWLEDGDLPNLRRLVDDGVGGVSESCLPPITVPNWKCYSTGKNPGKLGVYRFDRIDTENRTHVFHDATDFESAELWDYLNDEGKTAGVINKPSTYPPKDLDGFMVAGGPDASETEYRSLERGFATPDRVEEFLREELDYRVHPSPMISPSETGEAEVEAVLDLIDLRFEAAKALLEREDPDFLHLTVFYSMALQHYFYDGEPVERAWQRIDAHLGDFLDEGHDILVMSDHGTCYVDAVFYVNVWLQQQGYLAVENNIDGALRKAGITRERALSVAKRLGMVETLSRVVPEGIQKVIPWDEGVKRDRVLSILDWDGTEAVASNQGPIYLTRSREDPGYEELRTELIEGLESLRHPETGTPLVRAVYRGEEHYTGHAADRAPDLILDQGDGVHTSDAIGPDEPVADSGVWLGGNMPDGVFLFSGPSFRSDGLTERARIVDLAPTLLHAMGAAVPDDLDGEVLDVFDPGTDPAKRPVRTREPLSGDRAGEETDDAEVEARLADLGYLE, via the coding sequence ATGACCACGATCACGATCGGCCTCGACGGCGCGAACTGGGACCTCATCGGCGACTGGCTCGAGGACGGCGACCTGCCGAACCTCCGGCGCCTCGTCGACGACGGCGTCGGCGGCGTCTCCGAGAGCTGTCTGCCGCCGATCACCGTCCCGAACTGGAAGTGTTACTCGACCGGCAAGAACCCCGGGAAGCTCGGCGTGTACCGGTTCGACCGGATCGACACCGAGAACCGGACGCACGTGTTCCACGACGCGACCGACTTCGAGAGCGCGGAGCTGTGGGACTACCTCAACGACGAGGGGAAGACGGCCGGCGTGATCAACAAGCCGTCGACGTACCCGCCGAAGGACCTCGACGGCTTCATGGTCGCCGGCGGTCCCGACGCCTCCGAGACGGAGTATCGCTCGCTGGAGCGCGGCTTCGCGACGCCCGATCGCGTCGAGGAGTTCCTTCGCGAGGAACTCGACTACCGGGTCCACCCGAGCCCGATGATCTCCCCGAGCGAGACCGGCGAGGCCGAGGTCGAGGCGGTCCTCGACCTGATCGACCTGCGATTCGAGGCGGCGAAGGCGCTCTTGGAGCGTGAGGACCCGGACTTCCTCCACCTCACGGTGTTTTACAGCATGGCGCTGCAGCACTACTTCTACGACGGCGAGCCCGTCGAGCGCGCGTGGCAGCGCATCGACGCCCACCTCGGCGACTTCCTCGACGAGGGACACGACATCCTCGTGATGTCGGATCACGGGACCTGCTACGTCGATGCGGTCTTCTACGTGAACGTCTGGCTCCAGCAGCAGGGGTATCTCGCCGTCGAGAACAACATCGACGGCGCGCTCCGAAAGGCGGGGATCACCCGCGAACGCGCGCTCTCGGTCGCGAAGCGCCTCGGCATGGTCGAGACCCTGAGCCGCGTCGTGCCCGAGGGGATCCAGAAGGTCATCCCGTGGGACGAGGGCGTCAAGCGCGACCGCGTGCTGTCGATCCTCGATTGGGACGGGACGGAGGCTGTCGCCAGCAACCAGGGACCGATCTACCTCACGCGCTCGCGCGAGGACCCCGGCTACGAGGAGCTACGCACCGAGCTGATCGAGGGGCTGGAGTCGCTTCGCCACCCCGAGACGGGGACGCCGCTGGTTCGGGCGGTGTACCGCGGGGAGGAACACTACACCGGCCACGCGGCCGACCGCGCGCCGGACCTCATCCTCGATCAGGGCGACGGCGTCCACACGAGCGACGCGATCGGTCCCGACGAGCCCGTCGCCGACTCGGGCGTCTGGCTCGGCGGCAACATGCCCGACGGCGTGTTCCTCTTTTCGGGGCCCAGCTTCCGGTCGGACGGCCTCACCGAACGCGCCCGCATCGTCGATCTCGCGCCCACCCTGCTGCACGCGATGGGCGCGGCGGTCCCCGACGACCTCGACGGCGAGGTGCTGGACGTGTTTGATCCGGGGACCGACCCCGCGAA
- a CDS encoding nucleotide sugar dehydrogenase has translation MSERAELSAPLYGSDRPERAQREAFDRGEYPVAVYGLGKMGLPIATVFAETTGTVTGVDIDESVVDRVNDGDCHVRNEPGLDEAVADLVADGALRATTDGAAAAEDARIHVVIVPTLITDDRRPDTSVVTSVARDIAEGLAPGDLVCVESTLPPGTCRDVLAPLLRYESGLDAGEFGLAFCPERTSSGRALADVRGSHPKVVGGVDAESTRAAALAYDELTTNEVIPVSDTTTAEAVKVFEGLYRDVNIALANELARFTEELGIDVREAIDVANTQPYCDIHDPGPGVGGHCIPYYPYFVLNWLETPAPLLATAREVNDATPVHVVDLLEARIEERGDSLAGSTVVVLGITYRAGVAETRASPAIDICRTLDDRGATVYASDPLVDAEGIPATWVHPEEVGAIDADAVVLATDHEAFDAIDWDAYPSSTVLIDTRDALDRDRLGRDVYVVGRGP, from the coding sequence ATGAGCGAACGCGCCGAACTCTCCGCGCCGCTGTACGGCAGCGACCGACCCGAACGTGCCCAACGCGAGGCGTTCGACCGCGGCGAGTACCCGGTCGCCGTCTACGGCCTCGGAAAGATGGGCCTCCCCATCGCGACCGTCTTCGCCGAGACCACAGGAACCGTCACCGGCGTCGATATCGACGAGTCGGTCGTCGACCGCGTCAACGACGGGGACTGTCACGTACGAAACGAGCCCGGCCTCGACGAGGCGGTCGCCGACCTCGTCGCCGACGGGGCGCTGCGCGCGACCACCGACGGCGCCGCGGCCGCGGAGGACGCCCGGATCCACGTCGTCATCGTTCCGACGCTGATAACCGATGACCGCCGGCCGGACACCTCGGTCGTCACGAGCGTCGCGCGCGACATCGCGGAGGGGCTGGCGCCGGGAGATCTGGTCTGCGTCGAGTCGACGCTCCCGCCGGGCACCTGTCGGGACGTGCTCGCGCCGCTGTTGCGATACGAGAGCGGACTCGACGCCGGCGAGTTCGGGCTGGCGTTCTGCCCCGAGCGGACCTCGAGCGGTCGAGCGCTCGCTGACGTGCGCGGAAGCCACCCGAAGGTCGTCGGCGGCGTCGACGCCGAGAGCACGCGCGCGGCGGCGCTGGCGTACGACGAGCTCACGACGAACGAGGTGATCCCCGTCTCCGACACGACGACCGCGGAGGCGGTGAAGGTGTTCGAGGGGCTGTACCGCGACGTGAACATCGCGCTGGCGAACGAGTTGGCGCGGTTCACGGAGGAACTCGGGATCGACGTGCGTGAGGCGATCGACGTGGCGAACACGCAGCCGTACTGCGACATCCACGACCCCGGCCCGGGCGTCGGCGGCCACTGCATCCCGTATTACCCGTACTTCGTGCTCAACTGGCTGGAGACCCCCGCGCCGCTGCTCGCGACCGCCCGCGAGGTGAACGACGCGACGCCCGTTCATGTGGTCGACCTCCTGGAGGCACGGATCGAGGAGCGGGGGGACTCGCTCGCGGGGTCGACGGTCGTCGTCCTCGGGATCACCTACCGCGCCGGCGTCGCGGAGACGCGCGCGAGCCCGGCGATCGACATCTGCCGGACGCTCGACGACCGCGGCGCGACCGTGTACGCCAGCGACCCGCTCGTCGACGCCGAGGGGATCCCCGCGACGTGGGTCCACCCCGAGGAGGTCGGCGCCATCGACGCCGACGCGGTCGTGCTCGCGACCGACCACGAGGCCTTCGATGCGATCGACTGGGACGCCTACCCGTCGTCGACGGTCCTGATCGACACGCGCGACGCGCTCGACCGCGACCGACTCGGACGCGACGTGTACGTCGTCGGGAGGGGACCGTGA
- a CDS encoding Gfo/Idh/MocA family protein yields MSAANDVAEEAATDGPVRVGVIGIGSMGRNHARVYRELADVELVGVADMDTEAAERVAREYGTVAYDTDDLLGVADAVSVAVPTSAHAPVLERCIDAGVHALVEKPFVDDIATGRELAVRAEEAGVTVQVGHVERFNPAVRTLMRILPNLDVLAVDARRLGPPTDRELDGTVVSDLMIHDIDVINAVIDARPGTLGATGAADGDYATVQCVYEDGTVTTFTASRVTRRKVRRLEITARECLVVVDYLAQTVEIHRSEVPEYVESNGTVRHRTESVVERPFVETGEPLKAELGAFVEAVREGSEPMVTVEDGLAAVEFARQVEGVIGMEDELAARQEATR; encoded by the coding sequence GTGAGCGCAGCCAACGACGTCGCCGAGGAGGCGGCCACGGACGGACCCGTTCGGGTGGGCGTCATCGGCATCGGGAGCATGGGGCGCAACCACGCCCGGGTCTACCGCGAGCTCGCCGACGTGGAGTTGGTCGGCGTCGCCGACATGGACACCGAAGCGGCCGAGCGCGTCGCCCGCGAGTACGGCACGGTCGCGTACGACACCGACGACCTCCTCGGGGTCGCAGACGCGGTGAGCGTCGCGGTCCCGACGAGCGCGCACGCCCCGGTGCTCGAACGGTGTATCGACGCCGGCGTGCACGCGCTCGTCGAGAAGCCGTTCGTCGACGACATCGCGACCGGACGCGAGCTGGCGGTCCGGGCCGAGGAGGCCGGGGTCACCGTTCAGGTGGGCCACGTCGAGCGGTTCAACCCGGCGGTGCGGACGTTGATGCGGATACTCCCGAACCTCGACGTGCTCGCGGTCGACGCGCGTCGACTCGGGCCGCCGACGGACCGCGAGCTGGACGGTACCGTCGTCTCGGACCTGATGATCCACGACATCGACGTGATCAACGCGGTCATCGACGCCCGTCCCGGCACGCTCGGCGCGACCGGCGCGGCCGACGGCGACTACGCCACCGTCCAGTGCGTCTACGAGGACGGCACCGTCACGACGTTCACGGCCAGTCGGGTCACCCGTCGGAAGGTCAGACGGCTCGAGATCACCGCCCGCGAGTGTCTGGTCGTCGTCGACTACCTCGCACAGACCGTCGAGATCCACCGCAGCGAGGTGCCCGAGTACGTGGAGTCGAACGGCACGGTCCGCCACCGCACCGAGAGCGTCGTCGAGCGACCGTTCGTCGAGACGGGCGAGCCGCTGAAGGCCGAGCTCGGCGCGTTCGTCGAGGCGGTCCGCGAGGGGAGCGAGCCGATGGTCACGGTCGAGGACGGCCTCGCGGCCGTCGAGTTCGCCCGGCAGGTCGAGGGCGTGATCGGAATGGAGGACGAACTCGCCGCGCGACAGGAGGCGACGCGATGA
- a CDS encoding DegT/DnrJ/EryC1/StrS family aminotransferase, translating to MIPLASPDIGADERERVLDVLDSGQLADGEEVRAFEREFARYCGTEHAVATTNGTTALHAAFEALGVGEGDAVVTTPFSFIASANSIVHAGAEPVFADVEPSTLTLDPDRVEEVLAQRDDVAAILAVHIYGMPAAMGRLRALADEHDVALVEDAAQAHGATHEGDPVGSLADAACFSFYPTKNMTSGEGGMITTDDGALADRAARFCDHGRTVEYRHGEVGHNFRMTSLCAAIGRAQLEKLPEYNLARRGNAAYLTEHLAGTSVETPTEPDGRTPVYHQYTVRSDHRDLLESHLADHGVSSAVYYPLPIHEQPAYPDVDVSLPVAERAAGRVLSLPVHPDLSVADLEAVVDAVERFEHSERVPEPAANEGRVDS from the coding sequence GTGATCCCCCTCGCGAGTCCCGACATCGGAGCCGACGAGCGCGAGCGCGTCCTCGACGTGCTCGATTCGGGCCAGCTCGCCGACGGCGAGGAGGTCCGAGCGTTCGAGCGGGAGTTCGCCCGGTACTGCGGGACCGAGCACGCGGTGGCGACGACGAACGGAACGACGGCCCTCCACGCCGCCTTCGAGGCGCTCGGGGTCGGCGAGGGCGACGCGGTGGTCACGACGCCGTTCTCGTTCATCGCGAGCGCGAACTCGATCGTCCACGCCGGCGCCGAGCCGGTGTTCGCCGACGTGGAGCCCTCGACGCTCACGCTGGACCCGGACCGCGTCGAGGAGGTGCTCGCCCAGCGCGACGACGTGGCCGCTATCCTCGCGGTCCACATCTACGGCATGCCCGCCGCCATGGGCCGACTGCGCGCGCTCGCGGACGAGCACGACGTGGCGCTCGTCGAGGACGCCGCGCAGGCACACGGCGCGACCCACGAGGGCGATCCCGTCGGAAGCCTCGCCGACGCCGCCTGCTTCTCGTTTTACCCGACGAAGAACATGACGAGCGGCGAGGGCGGGATGATCACCACCGACGACGGGGCGCTCGCCGACCGCGCCGCCCGGTTCTGTGACCACGGACGAACCGTCGAGTACCGCCACGGCGAGGTCGGGCACAACTTCCGGATGACGAGCCTGTGTGCGGCGATCGGCCGCGCCCAACTGGAGAAGCTCCCCGAGTACAACCTGGCGCGCCGCGGCAACGCCGCCTATCTCACCGAGCACCTCGCGGGTACGTCCGTCGAGACGCCCACGGAACCGGACGGACGTACGCCGGTGTATCACCAGTACACCGTCCGCTCGGATCACCGAGACCTGCTGGAGTCGCACCTCGCCGACCACGGCGTCTCCTCGGCGGTGTACTACCCGCTGCCGATCCACGAGCAGCCGGCGTATCCGGACGTCGACGTGTCGCTCCCCGTCGCCGAGCGCGCCGCCGGGCGCGTCCTCTCGCTGCCGGTCCACCCCGACCTCTCGGTGGCCGACCTGGAGGCCGTCGTCGACGCGGTCGAGCGCTTCGAGCACAGCGAACGGGTCCCCGAGCCGGCCGCGAACGAGGGGCGGGTGGACTCGTGA
- a CDS encoding acyltransferase, whose product MTDAYGHARADGGTPVSERASDGTVHPGATIKREGGRGPTFGADPTIREGTVVYADVVVGDRFTTGHHAVVREGTTAGDDVLVGTQAVLDGDCTVGDDVSIQTGVYCPTGTTLGDRVFLGPHAVLTNDPYPLRTEADLEAPTLEDDVSVGANATILPGVTVGEGAFVAAAALVTEDVPPRTLAVGSPAEFRSLPAELDGGNDQ is encoded by the coding sequence ATGACTGACGCGTACGGACACGCCCGGGCGGACGGAGGGACCCCCGTTTCCGAGCGCGCCTCGGACGGGACGGTTCACCCGGGCGCGACGATCAAACGCGAGGGCGGACGCGGGCCGACGTTCGGCGCCGACCCGACGATCCGCGAGGGTACCGTGGTCTACGCCGACGTGGTCGTCGGCGACCGGTTCACGACGGGCCACCACGCGGTCGTCCGCGAGGGGACGACCGCCGGCGACGACGTGCTCGTCGGAACGCAGGCCGTCCTCGACGGCGACTGCACCGTCGGCGACGACGTGAGCATTCAGACCGGCGTGTACTGTCCGACCGGCACCACCCTCGGCGACCGGGTGTTCCTCGGACCCCACGCGGTGCTGACGAACGATCCCTATCCGCTCCGGACGGAGGCGGACCTGGAGGCGCCGACGCTCGAGGACGACGTCTCCGTCGGCGCCAACGCGACGATCCTCCCGGGCGTCACCGTCGGCGAGGGCGCGTTCGTCGCCGCCGCCGCGCTCGTCACCGAGGACGTGCCCCCGCGGACGCTCGCGGTGGGGTCGCCCGCGGAGTTCCGGTCGCTTCCCGCGGAGCTCGACGGAGGGAACGACCAGTGA
- a CDS encoding HalOD1 output domain-containing protein: METPTYRSDWTEFERPSTAVVVAVAEATGVEADQLPVLNEYVDGDALDTLLRQSNAGVEVSFEYDTVTVRASSDGRLDVESLR, translated from the coding sequence ATGGAGACCCCGACGTACCGATCAGATTGGACGGAGTTCGAGCGCCCGAGTACCGCCGTTGTGGTCGCCGTCGCGGAGGCGACCGGCGTCGAGGCGGATCAGCTCCCGGTCCTCAACGAGTACGTCGACGGGGACGCCCTCGACACGCTTCTCCGGCAGTCGAACGCCGGCGTGGAGGTGTCGTTCGAGTACGACACCGTCACCGTTCGAGCGTCGTCCGACGGGCGACTCGACGTCGAGTCGCTCCGGTAG
- a CDS encoding GNAT family N-acetyltransferase encodes MSIEVRPVDDDDRWNGYLDHAPTPTPFHYAEVLDVLASAADATLHRLGGFKGQEPVGLFPVFEVDRGPVSGVFSPPPDLKVPYLGPTLVVRGDAPKRRRLDRQHHEFVERTVEHLSASMDPALVNVRTPPGYDDVRPFSWNEYEADPRYTYVVDLTRPEEELLDSFSSDARRNVTDDYDVDYEIVPGDAGDIERIVEQTKRRHADQGEPFPIDSPFVVDLYEAAPEGVVRPVVCRIDGEFTAGTVCLEAHDAAIRWVGSAKPSCDLPANDLIDWEYCRRAAGRGVTSFDLAGANTPRIAEYKAKFAPDLVPYYRVKHASRTMDVAVSLYNKLR; translated from the coding sequence ATGAGCATCGAGGTTCGGCCGGTCGACGACGACGACCGGTGGAACGGCTACCTCGACCACGCCCCGACGCCGACCCCGTTTCACTACGCGGAGGTGCTGGACGTGCTCGCGTCCGCGGCGGACGCGACGCTCCACCGCCTCGGCGGGTTCAAGGGGCAGGAACCGGTCGGCCTGTTTCCGGTGTTCGAGGTGGACCGCGGCCCCGTCTCGGGGGTGTTCTCGCCGCCGCCGGACCTGAAGGTGCCGTACCTCGGCCCCACGCTCGTCGTTCGCGGCGACGCGCCGAAGCGCCGGCGCCTCGACCGGCAACACCACGAGTTCGTCGAACGGACCGTCGAGCACCTGTCGGCCTCGATGGACCCCGCGCTCGTCAACGTCCGCACCCCCCCGGGGTACGACGATGTTCGCCCGTTCTCGTGGAACGAGTACGAGGCGGATCCGCGCTACACGTACGTGGTCGACCTCACGAGGCCCGAGGAGGAACTGCTCGACAGCTTCAGCTCGGACGCCAGGCGCAACGTCACCGACGACTACGACGTGGACTACGAGATCGTTCCGGGCGACGCCGGGGACATCGAACGGATCGTCGAACAGACAAAACGGCGACACGCCGATCAGGGGGAGCCGTTCCCGATCGACTCCCCGTTCGTGGTCGACCTATACGAGGCGGCGCCGGAGGGGGTGGTCCGCCCCGTCGTCTGCCGGATCGACGGCGAGTTCACCGCCGGAACCGTCTGTCTCGAAGCCCACGACGCCGCGATCCGGTGGGTGGGTTCGGCGAAGCCGTCCTGTGACCTCCCCGCGAACGACCTTATCGACTGGGAGTACTGCCGACGCGCGGCCGGTCGAGGGGTAACTTCGTTCGATCTCGCGGGCGCGAACACCCCCCGGATCGCCGAGTACAAGGCGAAGTTCGCTCCCGATCTCGTTCCCTACTACCGGGTAAAGCACGCCTCGCGAACGATGGACGTAGCCGTGTCGTTGTACAATAAACTGCGGTGA
- a CDS encoding alkaline phosphatase family protein, with protein MSDRDQTELRTLLIGIDGASWSVLDPLRAEGILPTLGSLFDRGAVGDLASQLPPWTPSAWPSLYTGVNPGKHGVFDFLSFDGYDWDLVDRGDVHEHALWELLDQRGLRSVVVNVPVTDPPRPFDGALVPGYVAPEEPTCHPAGLLDDLREEIGEYRVYAPADATDEEEIDWYERLVRMRGAAFRHLSDEYDPHFGFVQFQQTDTVFHERPTDDRAVERVFSAVDDEIGRILDACDPDTVIVASDHGIGPYEGHEFRVNSFLRESSYVRTTTGEGGMPSWGELARDGDATASFAGRAVKAAAAVGMTSQRINKVLSALRLDGFVLDRVSTETVRAATERVDFPASAAYMRSRTELGVRINKAGRDPQGVVSPSEYASVREDLIEALEAVRTPDGEPAFEAVVPAEDVFHGPHVDDAVDIVTVPREFDVYLSASVRDEQFGPPSEPWNHKPTGIVSLTGMGVDADEPLEDAHLFDVAPTVLSALGVPPSDRMDGGTLPPVASVPPAEYAPFSPRDTERTGTGNVEDRLSNLGYLEGGR; from the coding sequence GTGAGCGACCGAGACCAAACCGAGCTACGGACCCTTCTGATCGGGATCGACGGGGCCTCGTGGTCCGTGCTCGATCCGTTACGTGCGGAGGGGATACTCCCGACGCTCGGATCGCTGTTCGACCGGGGTGCGGTCGGCGATCTGGCGTCGCAGCTTCCCCCGTGGACGCCCAGCGCGTGGCCGTCGCTGTACACCGGTGTTAACCCGGGTAAGCACGGCGTATTCGACTTCCTCAGCTTCGACGGCTACGACTGGGACCTCGTCGACCGCGGCGACGTACACGAGCACGCCCTGTGGGAGCTGTTGGATCAACGGGGGCTTCGAAGCGTCGTCGTGAACGTCCCGGTGACCGACCCCCCGCGACCGTTCGACGGCGCGCTCGTGCCCGGCTACGTCGCCCCCGAGGAGCCGACCTGTCACCCGGCGGGCCTCCTGGACGACCTCCGCGAGGAGATCGGCGAGTACCGCGTGTACGCGCCCGCTGACGCGACCGACGAGGAGGAGATCGACTGGTACGAGCGGCTCGTCCGGATGCGCGGGGCCGCCTTCCGCCACCTGTCCGACGAGTACGACCCGCATTTCGGGTTCGTCCAGTTCCAACAGACGGACACCGTCTTCCACGAACGGCCGACTGACGACCGGGCCGTCGAACGGGTGTTCTCCGCCGTCGATGACGAGATCGGACGGATCCTCGACGCGTGCGACCCCGACACGGTGATCGTCGCCAGCGATCACGGGATCGGTCCCTACGAGGGACACGAGTTCCGCGTGAACTCCTTCCTCCGCGAGTCCTCGTACGTTCGAACGACCACCGGCGAGGGCGGAATGCCGTCGTGGGGGGAGTTAGCTCGCGACGGCGACGCGACCGCGTCGTTCGCCGGCCGGGCCGTCAAGGCGGCCGCGGCCGTCGGCATGACCAGTCAGCGGATCAACAAGGTGTTGTCCGCGCTTCGGCTCGACGGGTTCGTTCTCGATCGCGTCTCGACGGAGACGGTCCGGGCGGCGACCGAGCGGGTCGACTTCCCCGCGTCCGCGGCGTACATGCGCTCGCGGACGGAACTGGGGGTCCGGATCAACAAGGCGGGGCGCGACCCGCAGGGTGTGGTCTCGCCGAGCGAGTACGCCTCGGTTCGCGAGGACCTGATCGAGGCGTTGGAGGCAGTCCGGACGCCGGACGGCGAACCGGCGTTCGAGGCGGTCGTCCCGGCGGAGGACGTGTTTCACGGCCCCCACGTCGACGACGCGGTCGACATCGTCACGGTCCCGCGGGAGTTCGACGTGTACCTCTCCGCGTCGGTCCGCGACGAGCAGTTCGGCCCGCCCTCGGAGCCGTGGAACCACAAGCCGACGGGTATCGTCTCGCTGACCGGAATGGGCGTCGACGCCGACGAGCCGCTGGAGGACGCCCACCTGTTCGATGTCGCGCCGACGGTGTTGTCCGCGCTCGGTGTCCCCCCGAGCGACCGGATGGACGGCGGGACGCTCCCGCCGGTTGCGTCGGTGCCGCCGGCGGAGTACGCGCCGTTCTCGCCGCGGGACACCGAACGAACGGGCACCGGAAACGTCGAGGATCGTCTCTCGAACCTCGGGTATCTGGAGGGGGGACGATGA
- a CDS encoding right-handed parallel beta-helix repeat-containing protein produces the protein MANSHTGDADEKESTTEQKSEDTASASRRTLLKGIGAFAAVGGAGALASESATAAGDFGEYSSPSGEVRIPAGEYTWNDDDLDIGSGDALIGEGNPGDVVVNLEGGTMDGWIEGRLENIVVRGRNNEARAGLYVVSGSEIEGFHWPEGGDESRDRAMYNPEGGERAVVRNSSWAWMGNNGAYTDKLPMTFENCVAANSNISNIRVGHRRGTDVDETTYVRNCLIAVTDPVRTDDTNVRNGRGLRLRHPGNFVVENCYFVAMDVDGVGNPIVAHDGAAGSTLTVRNCHFYNDSSGDIIRDKTGGDIDVTVEDCTFQGSGSDGIEPAYDGNGIVDGAPEFPLPSDITGYAVSDEIEGIEAGVGPWGDGSTTVESDPVEYDNTLVLHADPDNPLSDTAEPGDFDMDIVVSGEAAFGDKAEPGSDSITTTSDGNTLMEVQDLQPDELDSFRFNGDVLDYVVDDGYGYSVSLNGTTTTFEELVNGEVPTDDDGSGDDSSGDGSTDDGSTDGDGSTDGSTDDGSTDDGSTDDGSTDDGSTDDGSTDDGSTDDGSTDDGSTDDGDRTYDDDLSNQVVVNGADNGRPTNYTFTVSGEVVRDTEASSKTEDGTDWDRVEDFARDGKVIGVVGSGVDAYRFSGTLTGITVDGEADLTIERGA, from the coding sequence ATGGCAAACAGCCATACTGGGGACGCAGACGAGAAGGAGTCGACTACCGAACAGAAGTCGGAGGATACCGCCTCCGCGAGCCGCCGAACGCTGCTGAAGGGGATCGGCGCGTTCGCGGCAGTCGGCGGCGCCGGGGCGCTCGCGAGCGAGTCGGCCACCGCGGCTGGGGACTTCGGCGAGTACAGCTCGCCCAGCGGCGAGGTCAGGATCCCGGCCGGCGAGTACACCTGGAACGACGACGACCTCGACATCGGCTCGGGCGACGCGCTGATCGGCGAGGGCAACCCCGGCGACGTCGTCGTGAACCTCGAGGGAGGCACGATGGACGGCTGGATCGAGGGACGGCTCGAGAACATCGTCGTCCGCGGACGCAACAATGAGGCCCGTGCTGGACTGTACGTCGTGTCCGGCAGTGAGATCGAAGGATTCCACTGGCCCGAGGGCGGCGACGAGTCACGTGACCGCGCGATGTACAATCCGGAGGGTGGGGAACGTGCGGTCGTTCGAAACTCCTCGTGGGCGTGGATGGGCAACAACGGCGCCTACACCGACAAGCTCCCGATGACCTTCGAGAACTGTGTCGCGGCCAACAGCAACATCTCGAACATCCGGGTCGGCCACCGGCGTGGCACCGACGTCGACGAGACGACGTACGTGCGTAACTGCCTGATCGCGGTGACCGACCCGGTGCGCACCGACGACACCAACGTGAGAAACGGCCGCGGGCTCCGTCTGCGCCACCCGGGGAACTTCGTCGTCGAGAACTGCTACTTCGTCGCGATGGACGTCGACGGCGTCGGAAACCCGATCGTCGCGCACGACGGAGCCGCGGGATCGACGCTCACGGTCCGTAATTGTCACTTCTACAACGACTCCAGTGGCGACATCATCCGCGACAAGACCGGCGGCGACATCGACGTGACCGTCGAGGACTGTACGTTCCAAGGCTCCGGCAGCGACGGGATCGAGCCCGCCTACGACGGGAACGGTATCGTCGACGGCGCGCCCGAGTTCCCGCTCCCCTCGGACATCACCGGCTACGCGGTCTCCGACGAGATCGAAGGGATCGAGGCGGGCGTCGGCCCGTGGGGCGACGGCTCGACGACCGTCGAGTCGGACCCCGTCGAGTACGACAACACTCTGGTACTCCACGCCGACCCGGACAACCCGCTTTCGGACACCGCCGAGCCCGGGGACTTCGACATGGACATCGTGGTGAGCGGGGAGGCGGCGTTCGGAGACAAGGCCGAGCCCGGCTCCGACAGCATCACCACTACCAGCGATGGGAACACGCTGATGGAGGTTCAGGACCTCCAGCCTGACGAACTGGACTCGTTCCGATTCAACGGCGACGTGCTCGATTACGTCGTCGACGACGGCTACGGCTACTCCGTCTCGTTGAACGGGACGACGACCACCTTCGAGGAACTCGTCAACGGGGAAGTGCCGACCGACGACGACGGGTCTGGCGACGACTCGTCCGGTGACGGTTCCACGGACGACGGATCGACCGACGGTGACGGATCGACCGACGGGAGTACGGACGATGGGTCCACCGACGATGGGTCCACCGACGATGGGTCCACCGACGATGGGTCCACCGACGACGGCTCCACCGACGACGGCTCCACCGACGACGGCTCCACCGACGACGGCTCCACCGACGACGGCGACCGCACGTACGACGACGACCTGTCGAACCAGGTCGTGGTCAACGGCGCCGACAACGGCCGGCCGACGAACTACACGTTCACCGTCTCCGGCGAGGTCGTCCGAGACACCGAGGCGAGCAGTAAGACGGAAGACGGCACCGACTGGGACCGCGTCGAGGACTTCGCGCGCGACGGCAAGGTGATCGGGGTCGTCGGGTCCGGCGTCGACGCGTACCGGTTCAGCGGCACCCTCACGGGGATCACCGTCGACGGCGAGGCGGACCTCACGATCGAACGAGGAGCCTGA